AAGGGTAAAAGGTTGCGCCGCTGTCGTTATCCCCGACGCTCTAACGATTCGTTATACCGATTGGATAAAACCCCTAAAAACCGCTAAGGTTTTGCTAAGGGTAAAATGGTGAGATTACGGGGTGGTTACGGGGAGGGTATTTTCAATTTGGACACCGAAAAATCGACTTTTAAACGACTTGATGACCCCAAGGTTACCCCAAGGAAAAACAAGCCTAAAACAAGCGCAAAACGTAAAACAACGGTAAGGTTACGGTAAGGGTAAAACAAAAACAACGTCAAGGTTACGTCAAGGGTAAAGCGGAAACAACAGCGAGATTACAGCGAGGGGCAAAGAATTACAACGAGGTTACAACGAGGGAAAAACAACCCCAAGCAAGGATAATTTTTGCACGTCACTACGCGCGCGTGCGCGAGGCAATAGAACTCACGAAACACTTTTACAGGTATATATAATGAATTTTCCGACGTCTATGCGCGCGCGTGCGAGATGAACCCGGACGCCGGCAGCTCTTAATACGGTTTGTGCGACTTATCGAACAATTTAATGCGTTTGTGTGGTGTTTTTACGGGATGTTGTGTGAACTTTTAGAACAATAAGACGGAAATACGCCGGCCAGCCCGTGCTGTCTTTGTATTCAACCAGCGGAAATTTCCGTCCGTTGGGGGGCAGCGGTCGAACTGGTGTTTGTAGGGGATCGACGGCTTTAAAAATGGGCGAAGTTGTGTGTAAATTGTGTACCTGCGCTAAAATAAATCAACCACCTACATCGCTGTAAGTGGTTGGTTTTCAATCGTCGGGGTAGCGGGATTCGAACCCACGACCCCCTGCTCCCAAAGCAGGTGCGCTAACCGGACTGCGCTACACCCCGTCGTTCCCGACCTTGACCTCGTGATTGGCCTTGTGCAACCCCACAGGGTTGTCGTGTGTCAATCCCGGGCATTTCCGGCCGGGGGAACCTTCCGGATTCCGGGTTGCAAAGATAACCGCTTTTTTTTGTTCCGGCAAACTTTTTCCCCGAAATCCACTGTGCCCGGCGGTGCGCCGGATTCCGGTTGCGTGAGTTGCCGGTTTGCTTGCCGGACGTTTTTCGCCGCTCTGGTTTCGGGTTTCGGGGCAGCCTTTTGCCGATGCCCTGACGTTTTTCTGTCTCTGTCTCTGTCTCTGTCTCTGTCTCTGTTCCAGTCCCTGTTTCGGATACCTGTTTTCTATTCCTCTGTTGCCTGTTCCGGGTTCCCTGTTCTGTTGCCTCCCCGGATATATAGCGCCTCGATCCGTATGCGTTACCTTCCGGAGGACTGGCAATCCCGTTGCGTCCCGTTGCGTCCCAGCGGCAGGGGATCCCCTCACTTCCCGGGACGTTTTTTGCTGTTTTTACGGCCTCCCCGTCCGGATCGCCCACTCCGCTATGTACTCTTCCGCCAAACCGGGGATCTATCGCCGAACTTTCGTCGCAGCCGTGCCCGCTGTGCCGCTTGCCGGGGATGCCGCCTCGCCGCTCCCGGCTGTCTCTGCTGCTGTCGCACCACCTGCCGCGGTCGTTATCCCTGCCGTTTCGCTTGCATCTCCCGTCGAGGTTGCTGCATCTATTGCCGTTCCGGTCGTGGCGGCCGCACCCATATCCGCTGTTCCTGTGCCATCCCCGGCGACGGGCGCCTCGTCCTCCATTGCCACCTCCACGGTTTCGCCGTCCACTTCTATCGCTATGGTGTAGCGGTCACGCCCTGCGTAGGTTAGCATCGCCGCCGAATCCATCGCCTGTACGAGGAAAGCCGGGGCTGCCGCGCCGTGCGTCGACTGCATGTAGTCGCTCAGCGCCTTGTTGCGGGCGGCCGTCATGCGTACCAGTTGTCCGGCCGCCTGTTCGCGGAAGAGCGCCATCGCCTTGTCCTCGGCCGAAAGCCCCTGCGGGGAGACACCCTGCGCCGCCAGCAGCGAATCGGCAAAGGCCATGATCGCCGGGGTGCGGATGTCGGTCTGCTGGATCTTTTCGTATTCGAGCATCGAAAGTTGCCGCCTTTGCGTCGAATCCGCCGCCCTCATGTGTGCGGCATATGCCATCCGCAGTGCGTTAGCCGCCTGCCGTGGCAGGGCGCGCCGCATGTTGATGCGCTGCGTCAGGGCGATATGCATTTCGGGCTTGTCCCGCAACGCCTGCGCGATCTTGTCCAGCGAGGCGTATTGTTCCGAGGTGAAGGCATATTGCTGCGGGTCGATGTTGATGTATTCCAGGTTGTCCCTGTTGCCCGAAAGGAACGAGAACGGTGCCGTCACCACCTTCAGCAGTACGTTGCCGATCGCCTTGAGCACGATCTTGCGGTAGGAGAATTCCGGTGAGTCGAGGCTGCCCCTGACCGGCAAGTCCATCTTCACATGCCCTTTCTTGTCCTTGAGCACATAGAGCCCCAGCTTCAGCGGGATGTTCATTTCCGCCTTGATGTCCTTGCGTTTCCTGTCGACCTTCGGTTCGAACATGTCGAGGTGGTTGGTGCCGTCGAGGTAACGGTCGCGGATAACGTTCTGGCTGCGGAACGTGAGGTTGCCCTTCGTCAGCGGATAGGCCGTGAAATGCTCGCAGTAAGGGCCGAAGTCGCGCAGGTCGAGGTTCGACAGCCAGAGCGTGATGTTCTGGTTGTCGATGTTGTCCAACGCCCCTTCCCAGCGCAGTTTCGCCGAGCCCGTTTTCTGCATGCGGGCATCCACCGTGAGCTTGTTGTGCTTCGACGGGTCGAAATCGCGGCTGTGCATGCCGATCTGCGAGACGGTGTATTCGAACGGGCGGTGCAGCGTCAGG
This Alistipes onderdonkii DNA region includes the following protein-coding sequences:
- a CDS encoding DUF748 domain-containing protein translates to MKKWIKITSIVTAVIAVIVLAVAVSIAPLAKNYIEKHDRELLGRSIRMERLKFNIFTGRLRIGDLRIGGADDSTTFFRLDSFEMRMRLWPLLSNRVVVKKLSFAAPGIKVYQRGNSFSFDDILAHFAGDTIPAAATPEKPSKPWEIGIYDISIRNGQVFYKDLLLDATWGMKDINLHIPGVYFSGEKTDVGAVLNFAEGGSLSTDVGYNIATSEFDIGIRLQDFALAGTLPYFRQALDVAAVDGRLSADIRLRGNTEHLLSLRTEGTASLAGFALRDRQQRPVVGVDTLGMKLAEGDMGSMRFRFDRIYAAGVSALFEMTPEGDNFSTLMKPTGSTAGTQAAGRISESGATDDAAQDRTTAPDAPGDVTPTLRIADLEIARGSVTVRDLTLHRPFEYTVSQIGMHSRDFDPSKHNKLTVDARMQKTGSAKLRWEGALDNIDNQNITLWLSNLDLRDFGPYCEHFTAYPLTKGNLTFRSQNVIRDRYLDGTNHLDMFEPKVDRKRKDIKAEMNIPLKLGLYVLKDKKGHVKMDLPVRGSLDSPEFSYRKIVLKAIGNVLLKVVTAPFSFLSGNRDNLEYINIDPQQYAFTSEQYASLDKIAQALRDKPEMHIALTQRINMRRALPRQAANALRMAYAAHMRAADSTQRRQLSMLEYEKIQQTDIRTPAIMAFADSLLAAQGVSPQGLSAEDKAMALFREQAAGQLVRMTAARNKALSDYMQSTHGAAAPAFLVQAMDSAAMLTYAGRDRYTIAIEVDGETVEVAMEDEAPVAGDGTGTADMGAAATTGTAIDAATSTGDASETAGITTAAGGATAAETAGSGEAASPASGTAGTAATKVRR